Part of the Archocentrus centrarchus isolate MPI-CPG fArcCen1 chromosome 4, fArcCen1, whole genome shotgun sequence genome is shown below.
CTGAGTTATGCATTTAGTGCAGGATGAATGCATATTATCAGATTCATATTTCAGTTGTGTGATTGTGGATACAATTATCACAGTCCCAGAAGTTCATCATCAGTTTTCTTGCACTTACCTGAATCcaggttgcaggggggctggagcctgtcccaatTATCACTGGGTGAAAGTCAGGTTACACTTTGGACAGGTTGCCAATACCACATATGGTTAGTTCTCATAGTTTGGAAAGTattgttttgttaataaaaacagtaaaatgaaaagaatcatCATTTATTCAGTACAAAGTATTCAGGAACCAACATTCAACAGTCCAAAAACtaacaaaggacaaatgtgacTACTTCTgagagtggagaaaaaaatcattatattCAAATTTCCCAGACATGCACAGCGATGACCCCAGTGTTTCACTCTTACTCTCATcgtgaaaaagtgaaaacactGTCAGATGACTAAAATGTAGCGAAATAAACAATTGaagtcattttctttctctctttgaaatatttttttatgtgggtCACGTGTCATCATGCAGCGCTGTGAGTCTGGTTTAAAACAGCATTAGATGTGCATACAAAAACACCCTCAATTAACTCATGCTTTTCAAATACAGAACATGATAAGCAACCCCATAAACTGAGAAAAACCAAATTAAGTTCTGGGCCATCAGCTTATTGTCACAGCTGTTGCTTTAAGTGACAGGAAGTTTTCCTCTTGCTTCTGCAAACCACAAACTGAGAGCTGACTGTTTACCACCTGAGCCGTCTCACGTGGCAGGTCACGTTTTGTGGCACAGGTTGGAGACTGATCCCAGATTAGATTTTATGCAGGAGGAGGACAAAAGCCActctttatttatgttttatacataaaaactatatatataatgaACAGAATTAAAACCCTTCATGTGACCGTATATTATTATTCCCATACAAAAAAGATAATTTTATATAAGCATTAAAAATAAGACTATGCTTTGTAGCCCAGCGTGTTATGCAATTACTGTATCACAAGCACCTTTGAACAGAGAAGTATTAGTACTATGCCATGACCTGTTTGTCCTGAACTGTTGCATCAGAAGAGTATGAACTACTTGTGTATGCGAGGAACAAACACATCTCCAGAGCACAGAcaaccagctgctgttgtttctcttcctccaacCATGTGGTTTTCTACCTTTTTGCTGAGCAATGAGGGGGTTTTACTCTCTATTTTTTTGTTCCTTCTGATCACATACTACCTCAAAAACAGGAATCCAAGAAATTTTCCACCAGGACCATTTGCTTTACCCGTTCTTGGGAATCTTCAGATTGTGGACAAGAAGCAcccatatatttattttaccaaGGTACTGATTTATACTTATGTATTCTTAAGGGGTTCTAAGCAAAAAGTACAATTTAAAGTACTGCTTTGTTGTTTGCATGGCCAAGCCTAATACTGTACCTTTTCATGCATTACTACCAAAAACACCTAGGTTACTATCATTTGATGTCTGCGCTGCTGCAGCGTTACTGTTCTGGGAAAGTACACATGAAGGCTGCATTGTAATCTACTGCTTAGATTTAACAGGACACAATGACTGAAGTATTAAGAATCAAAGACAGAAAGTTATGTATTATTCctaaatagtttttttgcttcagattttactttgagctgttttatttttctgggttgtgtttttctgttaattagATTTTGTTCTGGATATTCAGATTGTTGAATACATTTAGGTTCACAACCCTTCATGATCAGAGTTGCACAATTACTCAGAATAGCTGAACACTATGCAAACAGTTATAGTCTTGCCaaagaatgaaaataataagTTACTAcaattttttaaacttatttactttaaataaagtttataaagagtacctttgtttttgtttctttggtttgtgttttttttttttatgctaagACCTATAGCAAAAATGGTATATTAGAGTCATCAGAGggttaaaaaatttaatttaaagacCTGGGAACTGGGGAGTaatcaaagaaaaaagatttgtttctacagagagagaaattttggaaaaaaaaaatgcagcctcTGGGCCTAAATAATGAGGGCGACAGGAAACAGTGGTGGtaaaaattacatttcctgTTGGTGTTGTTTTTAGAAGTTATTTGATGaataaataacagcacagcgTGTGTGGTACGTCAAAACAGATTGTGCTGCACATTAGATGAGTGAAATTCCACTGTTTTATTACTGTTAATAGGCATATATATGTCAGTCTTCCATCTATAGTGATAGCTTTACCAAAAAAACTTAACAGTCAACCCTCTGTCCAAATACAGTCATACCaaaaaaaatatctcaaaaactgtggatcccagaagtttaattatCCGAAGTTCATATGAAATGTGATATATCGTTCATActtgtgttgtgttgtctgcAGCTGGCTGAAATCTACGGGAATGTGTTCACTTTCTGCTTCGGCAGCAATAAAATAGTAATCGTCTCTGGATACAAAATGGTGAAGGAAGCTCTGGTGACACAAGCTGACAACTTTGTGGATCGACCACACAGTCCCATGGCTGACAGGTTTTACTCAGGAACCTCAGGTTTTAAAGTCACCCTCTGTTCACGGCCCCATTCAGTACTAAAATTGTTTTCCGTAACTCATTAACTTCTAAATCTGCATGTTTGTATTTAGATGGTCTGTTCATGAGCAATGGTGAAAAATGGAAAGCACAACGACGCTTTGCTTTGTCTACCTTACGAAACTTTGGCCTGGGCAAAAACCGCATGGAACAGTGTATCTGTGAGGAGATCCGATACCTGCAGGAGGAGATAGAGCAGGAGAAAGGTCCTTTACATTAAGTGGAACATAAAGTACATACCCCTGCACAAGCAGTGGCAACAGCCAAgaatgacctttaaccttttatCCAGTTGTCTCTTCTTCTTCGTCAGGTAAACTTTTTAGcccagcagggctcttcaacaaTGCTGTGTCTAACATAATTTGCCAGCTTGTGATGGGGAAAAGGTTTGACTACAGTGACCACAACTTCCAGCTGATGCTGAAGTATTTGTCTGAGATTCTTTGGCTGGAGGGTTCCATATGGGGTACGGTAAGTCTAAATAATTGACTTCTTTCAGAAcatgacacagaaaaaataCTGTGGTATGAGTGTGGGATCTGGCTTCTGTAACTACGTGGCTTAATAAAACATAACTGCAAATTTAACAGTCTCTTATCACCTGTTTTTCCAACAAGCTCTATGAATCATTCCCCGGACTGATGAAGCATTTGCCAGGTCCTCATAACAAACTGTTCAGCCATTTCGACCAAGTCAAAGACTTCATCACTCAGGAGCTAAACAGGCACAAGAAGGACCTGGACCGCAACAATCCCCGAGACTACATCGATGCTTTCCTCATCAAAATGGAGAACGTATGTGGAGATTGTATTGCACATATGGCATAACTTTATCTATCATTTATTTGCAAATATACtttttccttatgtttgaacagcTCAAAGAATCTGACCTGGGCTTCACTGAGACCAACCTGGTTATGTGCTCTGCTGATCTTTTCTTGGCTGGAACAGAAACAACCGCCACCACTTTAATGTGGGCTCTGACTTTCCTTATCAGACATCCTGATGTCCAGGGTGGGTGATGTGCTGGGCCTTACAAGGAGCTTTAAAATAGCCAGGACATGCTAGCAGCTCTGAGAGGATATACTTTGAATTACAATTGAACTAAAGGCAAAAACCTAACAGTTGTTAGATTGTTACCTTATTAAAAAACATTATGTTGTTAAAAATTCCAAAACTTTATGTTATTAATGTAAATCTGATAAAACAATTGCAAAATGAATTGCAATAGTACAAAGTTTTATGACAGACCATCCAGAAATTGTTGAACATGtcaactgccaaaaaaaaaagttttttaatttactaacaacaaaatacaattttttaaattacattgtGTGTGAATTTAAAGACATGCAGATCAAGGAGAAGAAATCTGAGAAAGAAAATATACCTCACTTTGGGAAAAGAAAAGTCTCCCCCCACAGTTAAAGCTCAAGTCCTTTAATTCCCTTTCACAGAGAAAGTCCAGGCAGAGATAGACAGCGTGATTGGACAGACCCGCCAACCTTCCATGGCTGACAGACCAAATCTGCCATACACTGATGCTGTCATCCACGAGATTCAGAGAGTGGGAAATATTGTTCCTCTCAATGGATTCAGGATTGCTGCCAAGGATACAACGCTGGATGGTTACTACATACCCAAGGTGCATGTGGTTACATGTGGTtacatgtttgttttgtcaacttttttttttttttgtatttttggccacagcggcttttattagcagtggagggagacaggaaatgggggaaagataaaGCAGAAGACATGTGGGCAAATTGGAGACAGGCCGCCTGCACCGCaacacggcatatgtatgtggtcaccggcttcaccactaagccacccgggtgcCCCTATTTTGTCAAGTTTTATTGTTAAAGTGCATCTTGTTGTTTTCCTGTCTATCTTGTTTTCTCAAGGGTACCGGTGTGTTGCCCATCCTCACGTCTGTGCTGTTTGACAAGACTGAATGGGAGACTCCAGACACCTTCAACCCAGGACACTTCCTAGATGCCAATGGAAAGTTTGTGAAAAGAGAAGCTTTCCTACCTTTTTCTGCAGGTACAGCTCacaatgacccccccccccccacacacacacacacacacacacacacacacattttgaccaagaaaaacaaacaaacaaacaatcatcCACAGCTTGTAACCCTACATGTGTATTTGTGAACTCCTCAGGGAAGCGTGTGTGTCTTGGTGAAAGCCTCGCCAAGATGGAgctgttcctgttttttgttgGCCTCCTGCAGCAGTTCACTTTCTCTGTTCCTGATGGGGTGGAGCTGAGTACAGAGGGAATCACTGGAACTACACGTGTTCCTGAACCTTTCAAGGTTTATGCCAAGGCTCGCTGAACTATGCAACATCTCACTgagttgtttttcatttaatcagTGTGTAACACACAAGACTGAGCAAAATTTTTTACAGGAAGGCTGGAGTTTTGATTTTGAGGAGCAGGTTGTAATTATTTGTTTAGATCTGCCTTTCTTTGCTGTATGATTGTTTCCCCATAAAAATGATCTGTTAATTATTTAACTATACATCTGCTTCAGTGTGATCAAGTTAGTTTCACTTAATAGTCCTTCATTAATTGCAATAACTACAAACTAGCTAGAGATCCAatacaaatgtgttttatataatATAAAGCTGTAATGTTCTGGTTATGCTATGTGTAAGAAAAtgagtaataaaatattaataataatttactcATTTGTGTCATAAATCTTGTTTAAGCCAGTGTTTacacaatggatggatggatgaatggaaactATCTCCTCCCGAGGCAAGCTTATTATTCCAGCTGGGTACCCCACTTAGCAGTGATGtgcagtgaaggaatttaaataataagagtgtgtgttgctgcttaagcctttaggtttctgcaaTATGCtatttgatgctatatttctatttaaattgttatatttatggtatgtctagcgtgcagcttatttacacttTTCCCTTCAATCCCCCTTTTGACCTCAGAGCTTTCTGAGgtcaacttcaccagcctgacctcagatggtcagccaggactgcactgatgttaagagccagaagaggatttttgtgaaaactaatcttatactattgtgattgtgaatttagcaaaaaattaAGACAGGGTTTAATGATGTCAGTGTacctactttctatactttcttatggcctggaaaacaaaaagaaaacaagcattagtcttttGTGTGTCAATGTTGTTtagtgaagtggattagcatttaaatttaatcagtccaaagtaaattctgcatataaattggcccacatgacaaacagtaacatgaaacagtcactatctaataattttcctcaaattcatttaaaaaatgtggattgcatcccttcaggatcaaatccagttcccGTCGAcgaaaatcttactgcaaacataaagaaatgatcactgattcagtgcacaggtaatagtTATATATGCAGCCCTCTTTCAGTCTTCAGTATAGTctgctcatattcaccaaagccatggatgttcaaaccacagcagTCAGCACTCGTCTCTGGAGATGCATCcctgcacctctttagacatCAGCTATTCACATGtggccgtcatcctggttagtttcctgtgaaagacgcataatgtctcaggtatgatctcaggtacctgtggaaaaagtccagtgaaaaAAATTCCAATTTTTCcctgtcaattaaacaaaataccatgaactgcaggtcttgtgggtcaataattaaatttgcacaaactaagacaggacatcaaaatgcccataaatattctaagaatctatttattcaatggcttttagttataaatcttttattttgttaatcagcctgagaaaacGAGCTTACAATTACAGTCAATTACAGTTAAATGGCAGATTACGCAAAAGCTaatatgagcttctgtctgtgagtgggtgagtgagtgtaagctgcttcttcattgcaagtgtttgtgttcttttttacaaggtcagtgtcagctgtctcatttttcatccaatggtaaagttaacttttgcattttggtctcaaagtcatcagaaaattcaaaatacaaattaatgtcctcaaattaaaatttgacacaccttctatgtgaggtaaagtggaacaaaaagaacacgagaaaacaaaaaataaaacatgggatgaatctcaaaatatctaaaaataatcattttaaagttcacTAATCTTAAACAGCTTTGGcataaaaatctgaggaaataaaatattttagaagGATTAACAATCAAAATAATAAGTATTATACTGGACTCAAAATTATACTTATTCTGTAAGGGTCTgtaccccccccaaaaaatgcataattatgGCAGACAAAATATGACTTCATAAACCTCAAGTTACTAAATTGTGAAGGTGAAAAATGCATAACCttgacctaaaacaacatcagcagttgttactagtTTGCCAGTGAAATCAGAGTggctttaactatttttttccttttaattttgtgtaattctatgCTTGTAAATCCAAAACCTCTGTAGtgggattttcaccacaaaacaaacaaaaataaaaataaaaactgtcatggtccagggtgtgtttttgttttgcttaattttgtctgttctgttttgggtttcttttggttgtgaggtttaattgttatttctagtcgctggtgttgtctctgtgttaggtctgcgcctctgttccatcgtcttacttcctgttttattttgttagtcatCTAGTCCCGGTctcttgtgttcagttttgcttcccctggtctcgtgagtgctatcagcgtcacctgtgttcccacctgtttcctcttccctcatcagccctcctgtgtatttaagtcgtGTTTTCAGTACCTGTTGTCGTCTCATCTTCATGTTCTttgttccctgctgtgtgtATCCTGTTTTGCCGTAGCTCTGTGAATTCAAGTCAAGTTGTTTTCGGTTTGTCGTGAATCTGCCGTTAGTCTTGCCCAGTCCTGCCTTTTGTTTAGCTCTgccgaataaagctgagtttttaTCTTACCTCTGTCTGGCGTATCCGTGACAAAAATGTTATGGACAAAGTCTTTAGTCAAAATGTAGATACttttagggtcagaggtcatactcacaacGCCATTGGTTGttgaccttacatgcagctcactgcagatttgtcatctTTGGTCGTCTGAACTGAAATCAGGGAGCGTCCCCCTTAGACCTCAtgtcaagaaaaaaacagtaattaGCAGATTATATTCTTGTGGCCTTCCACTGATAAATTATCCAAACAAATTATGAGTCAGACTACTGAGAATGTTCAGACTGGAATTGAAACATTGCAGTCAGTTGTTATCTTTCCTGCAgttccttgacctttgaccactaatgtgttttagttcttcactgagacctgtgaCTGAGTGTGCATAAGGCCTAACACTCCCCATGTTGAAAGGATCTCCTGTTGATGACTCTCCTCCTGGGCTCAGACTTTACACAGAGGTCATGGGTCAAGGAACTTACAGTTCACCTGTTCGTCTGAAGTTGGGCCTTCTTATTGAGGTCGTGTggaaccaggagcctttttccTTGAGTCTTtagagctgtcagtctgttcaggagagcTTGGTATGATCTTGAACACCTCGatctgcaccagtttctttattggtagcTGATCAGTCCAGTCTTCTGCAGCCCCGGTGatgttgttcaggctcctgttatAATGAAACTGAGAAATTAGTTAAGTCTTTAATTTTCTGCTGGTCTGTCTCCCTCCTTCTGAGAGATAAACTCTGtttgtctcaataatttaccttaatttagcttatttatcttaagggcatactgatttttatattattagcttctgggatttttcctttaatgcttgattTAATGTCAAATTGGTCAGATATTCcaaattcaaatgttctctgcttttctcttataatcttaactttaaacaaatctaccaaataaatataaatgcacaaaagaatAAATCAGTAACTTGAATTTTATGCTGCATGGGCAAATAAAGAGGTTTTTTAGTTCTCTATGTTTTGCTTTGTAGCAGAGCGGCAGCTCaaagtttggcactttgttttgggtctcagattcggctgtttcacaaagtatttacatgcactgtttttttttctaacctttaTTTTGAGGTTTTACTAAAACTGAACTTCTCACGTaaactttttcttgaaatttaacaacaatcttctggaaaaatgacctCTAATCATTTGCTAAAAATACCTCAACCTGGGATTTTCAAGGCATCTATTTTAAtggctttgtttattcattatttatttttaaagcaataaactcctgactcctgacttttgtgatttttcttttttttctgtctttttatccATCTATGATTGGCTTATCTCTCATATGTATCGGAAGTGAAAACTTCCTTCCGAGAATTTTTAACCAGCATACCCTTATACAACCATATCAgtccaaattaaagaaaagaaaaagaagagaaaaaacttaCAGCAATAACTCTCATCCACACGCACAacttctgtctctctgactctcacttattcacacgcacacaaatcCTTGAGatagaaatgcacacacacacacacacatgctaaaATCTTGGCAccattctcttttccttttttcctttttctttcccacacatactgacacacacacacacacacacacacacacagctatgacATTGCAAAACAGCTAATATGACCACTGGAAAATTGTCCTATTCCTCTAAACTAGGGCTCTTCAACTCTGTTCCTATTTAAACAACAAATGACACCATACTTTGTAAAGTAAttcacctcaaaatattttgtctttacttcctatttctctctccctctctgtcctaCTGTTTCACTTATagacacagatacacaaacccACATACTAAACAAAGcaaccatttttcttttctctctctctgaaacacacatggcaatacaaatacacaacagtactcagagtcacacacacacggaggcctccttacacacaaacacagagagcaggTCTGAGTTTCGCACACCAGCATAagcaacaaacaaatacaaacacagaatgacaaacatttaataattttctCTCTAGAGATTACTGTtataaaccatttttttccccgTGTGATTAGATTTTGGGATTACTTGACAAATCTCTTAGTTTCTGTTGAATCAAACACCTATTTTTAGCGTTCTTTTAAATGGAGACGTCTCTCCTTTAAATCTGCTTTCAGCTTAATATCTGCGCTTGAAAGTttacactaaa
Proteins encoded:
- the LOC115779638 gene encoding cytochrome P450 2J6-like isoform X1: MNYLCMRGTNTSPEHRQPAAVVSLPPTMWFSTFLLSNEGVLLSIFLFLLITYYLKNRNPRNFPPGPFALPVLGNLQIVDKKHPYIYFTKLAEIYGNVFTFCFGSNKIVIVSGYKMVKEALVTQADNFVDRPHSPMADRFYSGTSDGLFMSNGEKWKAQRRFALSTLRNFGLGKNRMEQCICEEIRYLQEEIEQEKGKLFSPAGLFNNAVSNIICQLVMGKRFDYSDHNFQLMLKYLSEILWLEGSIWGTLYESFPGLMKHLPGPHNKLFSHFDQVKDFITQELNRHKKDLDRNNPRDYIDAFLIKMENLKESDLGFTETNLVMCSADLFLAGTETTATTLMWALTFLIRHPDVQEKVQAEIDSVIGQTRQPSMADRPNLPYTDAVIHEIQRVGNIVPLNGFRIAAKDTTLDGYYIPKGTGVLPILTSVLFDKTEWETPDTFNPGHFLDANGKFVKREAFLPFSAGKRVCLGESLAKMELFLFFVGLLQQFTFSVPDGVELSTEGITGTTRVPEPFKVYAKAR
- the LOC115779638 gene encoding cytochrome P450 2J2-like isoform X2; the encoded protein is MIFQALFDCMNFTSWLLLGFVLVILADVIRNRRPHNFPPGPWAVPLLGNVFTGVDYKTMEELAQKYGPVFSLRRGSERVVFVTGYKMVKEALVSQLDNFVDRPIVPLFHVIFKGIGIALSNGYLWKKQRKFANTHLRYFGEGQKSLEKYIEVECHFLCEAFNEEQGRPFNPQYTITNAVGNIISSVVFGHRFEYSDPSFRKILELDNEAVVLAGSAQTQLYDAFPGIMKYLPGPHQTVHANYREIVAFLNREIEKHQEDWNPDDPRDFVDAYLSEMEKKKEDPHAGFNTETLLVCTLDLIEAGTESASTTLRWALAFVMNYPEIQGKLFSPAGLFNNAVSNIICQLVMGKRFDYSDHNFQLMLKYLSEILWLEGSIWGTLYESFPGLMKHLPGPHNKLFSHFDQVKDFITQELNRHKKDLDRNNPRDYIDAFLIKMENLKESDLGFTETNLVMCSADLFLAGTETTATTLMWALTFLIRHPDVQEKVQAEIDSVIGQTRQPSMADRPNLPYTDAVIHEIQRVGNIVPLNGFRIAAKDTTLDGYYIPKGTGVLPILTSVLFDKTEWETPDTFNPGHFLDANGKFVKREAFLPFSAGKRVCLGESLAKMELFLFFVGLLQQFTFSVPDGVELSTEGITGTTRVPEPFKVYAKAR